One genomic segment of Hymenobacter psoromatis includes these proteins:
- a CDS encoding AraC family transcriptional regulator, whose amino-acid sequence MNATIPVFQLNALAEAQERPAVFFVGPDSRPTPHLPLDRPYRSDFYKIGLCLRGSARLQVNLETYELAPASLVVLSPHGIKQWGFRSADCAALNLFFTKEFVAAGGGLNPDDFAFFERDARPVFTLPPAAAASLAALLRTIGQKYEAPHVYREEILRSFLHILLHETAPLYEAQHRAAPAGRTRGQLITAEFKQLVHRHYATERSLTFYADQLCITPKHLAETVQAATGKRAGAWLAEAVLLEAHVLLQNPALPIGQIAAALHFADPSTFGRFFRRHTGLTPARYRQQL is encoded by the coding sequence ATGAACGCGACCATTCCCGTTTTTCAACTGAATGCGCTGGCCGAAGCCCAGGAAAGGCCGGCAGTGTTCTTCGTGGGGCCTGATTCCCGGCCGACGCCCCACCTACCCCTCGACCGGCCGTACCGCAGCGATTTTTACAAGATTGGCCTCTGCCTGCGCGGCAGCGCCCGCCTGCAAGTCAACCTCGAAACCTACGAACTAGCCCCAGCTTCGCTGGTGGTGCTTTCGCCCCACGGCATCAAGCAGTGGGGCTTTCGGTCGGCCGACTGCGCGGCGCTCAACCTTTTTTTCACGAAGGAATTTGTGGCGGCGGGCGGCGGGCTAAACCCGGATGACTTCGCTTTTTTTGAGCGCGATGCCCGCCCCGTGTTCACCCTACCCCCCGCAGCGGCCGCGAGCCTCGCGGCCCTGCTGCGAACCATTGGGCAGAAATATGAGGCTCCGCACGTGTATCGGGAGGAAATTTTGCGCAGCTTCCTCCATATTCTGCTGCACGAAACGGCACCGCTCTACGAGGCGCAGCACCGGGCCGCGCCCGCCGGGCGGACGCGCGGCCAGTTGATTACCGCCGAATTTAAGCAGCTGGTCCACAGGCACTACGCCACCGAGCGGAGCCTGACTTTTTACGCCGACCAGCTGTGCATCACCCCCAAGCACCTCGCCGAAACCGTGCAAGCGGCCACTGGCAAGCGCGCCGGGGCGTGGCTGGCCGAAGCCGTGCTGCTGGAGGCCCACGTGCTGCTGCAAAACCCTGCCCTCCCCATCGGCCAGATTGCGGCGGCGCTGCACTTTGCCGACCCGTCCACATTCGGGCGGTTTTTTCGCCGCCACACCGGGCTGACGCCGGCCCGCTACCGGCAGCAGTTGTGA
- a CDS encoding SixA phosphatase family protein, which translates to MKISFLPLLISLLLGLTASSHAASKPPVTTIYLVRHAEKDPTAGADDPALTPAGEARARLLAKRLARRHPAALFTTDTRRARATLAPLAQAVGLVPQSYNAQAPDALAVHIYQDYAGKTVVVVGHSNTLLPLLKALGVQTALTEIKDAEYDYLFKVELRPNEPARLSMSHYGAAPVPTPPAAVGRPMGQTH; encoded by the coding sequence ATGAAAATCAGTTTTTTGCCCTTGCTTATCAGCCTGCTGCTGGGCCTGACGGCAAGTAGTCACGCCGCGTCTAAGCCGCCCGTTACCACTATTTACCTCGTGCGCCACGCTGAAAAGGACCCCACCGCCGGGGCCGACGACCCCGCCCTGACGCCCGCCGGCGAGGCCCGCGCCCGGCTGCTGGCCAAGCGCCTGGCCCGCCGCCACCCCGCCGCCCTTTTCACCACCGATACCCGCCGCGCCCGCGCTACGCTGGCCCCACTGGCCCAAGCTGTTGGCCTGGTGCCGCAGTCGTATAATGCCCAAGCTCCCGACGCGCTGGCTGTTCACATTTACCAAGACTACGCGGGCAAAACAGTGGTTGTGGTGGGCCATTCCAACACGTTGCTGCCCCTGCTCAAGGCCTTGGGCGTGCAGACCGCCCTCACCGAAATTAAGGACGCGGAATACGACTACCTCTTCAAAGTAGAGCTGCGCCCCAACGAGCCCGCCCGGCTCAGTATGAGCCACTACGGCGCAGCCCCGGTGCCTACCCCCCCGGCCGCAGTGGGCCGTCCAATGGGCCAGACGCACTGA
- a CDS encoding oxidoreductase: MWTTQNMPDLTGKTVLVTGANTGIGYETALAFYRAGAHVVLACRSLDNARQAQAAMQEQPGRAGTLAVAQLDLASLRQVHQFADAFRQQYPQLHVLVNNAGVLAPPLASTTAEGYELQFGVNFLGHFALTGHLYFLLNHTPGARVVTVTSMGYLDGRLDFANLQSENGYDALREYRQSKLANLLFALELQRRIRAIHGRVQSLAAQPGANRTSWVKDISPEYLAAAEARWGGPAMEPWQGALTSLYAAVAAEAAGGKLYSPDQNGGFRGYPAEASIAPHALNEPVAQALWQLAEQATGLVFPT; encoded by the coding sequence ATGTGGACTACGCAGAATATGCCGGACCTGACTGGCAAAACTGTTCTCGTTACGGGGGCGAATACGGGGATTGGCTACGAAACGGCGCTGGCTTTTTATCGGGCCGGTGCGCACGTGGTGCTGGCCTGCCGCAGCCTCGACAACGCCCGGCAGGCCCAGGCGGCCATGCAAGAGCAACCCGGCCGCGCCGGCACGCTGGCCGTGGCGCAGCTGGATTTGGCCAGCCTGCGCCAGGTCCACCAGTTTGCCGACGCTTTTCGGCAGCAGTATCCGCAGCTGCACGTGCTGGTCAATAATGCCGGCGTGCTGGCCCCGCCGCTTGCCAGCACTACCGCCGAAGGCTACGAGCTGCAGTTTGGCGTGAATTTTCTGGGGCACTTTGCCCTGACCGGCCATTTGTATTTCTTGCTCAACCATACGCCCGGCGCGCGGGTGGTGACCGTGACCAGCATGGGCTACCTCGACGGCCGCCTCGATTTCGCTAATTTACAGTCGGAAAACGGGTATGACGCCCTGCGCGAGTACCGACAGAGCAAGCTGGCCAACCTGCTGTTTGCCCTGGAACTTCAGCGCCGGATTAGGGCCATACATGGGCGGGTGCAGTCGCTCGCCGCCCAGCCCGGCGCGAACCGCACCTCCTGGGTCAAGGACATCAGCCCCGAGTACCTGGCCGCCGCCGAGGCGCGCTGGGGCGGCCCAGCAATGGAACCCTGGCAGGGAGCCCTGACTTCGCTCTACGCGGCCGTCGCCGCCGAGGCCGCAGGCGGCAAGCTCTACAGCCCCGACCAGAACGGCGGCTTCCGGGGCTACCCGGCCGAAGCCAGCATCGCGCCGCACGCCCTGAACGAGCCCGTAGCCCAGGCGCTCTGGCAGCTCGCTGAGCAGGCCACCGGCCTTGTTTTTCCGACGTAA
- a CDS encoding DUF2268 domain-containing putative Zn-dependent protease (predicted Zn-dependent protease with a strongly conserved HExxH motif) has product MLLPGSASAQASQIQLAKPTIFTQDITNFWQAYDSVRATPDTARQRQLVQRLYLDRATPGLRDFAKSQEFRARSYVRAVNRYPRFWASVRPATLAVSESVSQIKQVLSRFQQLYPSYKPVEVFFTIGALNSGGTVKGQRVLIGTEIAAATAVTDATELGTWLQGVFKNHANGVTELVAHEAVHTQQPDGDAELDGKTDLLGYCLQEGAADFIAELLLAKPYTTPYLTYGRQYERTLWQEFEPVLSSPDASQWLYNGDQAQAQHRPADLGYFIGYAICRAYYQQARNKRQAVADIIELRHDFTAPHEFLAKSGYAARWQ; this is encoded by the coding sequence TTGTTGCTACCTGGTTCAGCATCGGCACAGGCGAGCCAAATCCAACTTGCGAAGCCAACTATTTTCACCCAGGATATTACTAATTTCTGGCAGGCCTACGATAGTGTGCGCGCTACCCCCGATACCGCTCGGCAGCGGCAATTGGTGCAGCGCCTCTACCTCGACCGGGCCACGCCGGGGCTCCGGGATTTTGCCAAAAGCCAGGAGTTCCGGGCCCGTAGCTACGTGCGAGCAGTAAACCGCTACCCCCGGTTTTGGGCCTCGGTGCGGCCGGCTACGCTGGCGGTCAGCGAAAGCGTGTCGCAGATTAAGCAGGTTCTGAGCCGGTTTCAGCAGCTATATCCATCCTACAAGCCGGTGGAAGTATTTTTTACCATTGGCGCACTGAATTCTGGCGGTACGGTGAAGGGGCAGCGGGTGCTGATTGGGACCGAAATCGCGGCAGCCACGGCTGTAACCGATGCGACGGAGCTAGGAACCTGGCTGCAAGGGGTATTTAAGAACCACGCCAATGGCGTAACAGAACTGGTGGCACACGAGGCCGTGCACACCCAGCAGCCCGACGGCGATGCGGAGTTGGATGGAAAAACCGACCTGCTCGGCTACTGCTTGCAAGAAGGCGCTGCTGATTTCATTGCGGAGCTGCTGCTGGCCAAGCCTTATACAACACCCTACCTCACCTACGGCCGCCAGTACGAGCGGACTCTTTGGCAGGAGTTTGAACCCGTGCTGAGCAGCCCTGACGCCAGCCAGTGGCTCTATAACGGCGACCAGGCCCAAGCGCAGCACCGGCCCGCCGACCTAGGGTACTTCATAGGCTACGCCATTTGCCGGGCGTATTACCAACAGGCTCGCAATAAGCGACAAGCCGTCGCCGACATCATTGAATTGCGCCACGATTTTACTGCGCCCCACGAGTTTTTAGCCAAGTCGGGCTACGCGGCCCGTTGGCAGTAA
- the folB gene encoding dihydroneopterin aldolase produces the protein MGQISLEGLEFFAFHGYYDEEQKIGNKYGVDLRLRTDLHAAGTSDKLAETVNYEVLYRVVFEEMQRPARLLEHLAHRILDRVMQEFGQVRRAEVSVSKFNPPLGGICHRARVTLARKRKVGVG, from the coding sequence ATGGGCCAGATTTCGCTCGAAGGACTCGAATTTTTTGCCTTCCACGGCTACTACGACGAGGAGCAGAAAATCGGCAATAAGTACGGGGTAGACCTGCGCCTGCGCACTGACCTGCACGCCGCCGGGACCTCCGACAAGCTGGCCGAAACCGTGAACTACGAGGTGCTCTACCGCGTGGTGTTCGAAGAAATGCAGCGCCCCGCCCGCCTGCTGGAGCACCTGGCCCACCGCATCCTCGACCGCGTGATGCAGGAGTTCGGGCAGGTGCGCCGGGCCGAGGTGAGCGTTTCCAAGTTCAACCCGCCGCTGGGCGGCATCTGCCACCGGGCGCGGGTCACGCTGGCCCGCAAGCGGAAGGTAGGGGTAGGGTAG
- a CDS encoding response regulator transcription factor, translating into MHVLLVEDEKSLHQEVRQFLTQAQYLVDSAYTYAEASEKLYVNSYDFVLLDLGLPGGDGFDLLRAARQNEKQEASFIILTARGALDDRIQGLDLGADDYLPKPFSLLELTSRMQAITRRKFGLKRSEITFGNGFALDVTARTVRYGSTPEVPGPEVPLTKKEFDLLHYLLLHRGRVLTRLQLGEHLWGNVLEDDSDSNYIDVHIKNVRKKLAQFGSPDFIETVRGIGYRAV; encoded by the coding sequence ATGCACGTGCTTCTCGTCGAAGATGAAAAAAGCCTCCATCAGGAGGTGCGCCAGTTTCTGACCCAGGCGCAGTACCTGGTTGACTCGGCCTACACCTACGCCGAGGCGTCGGAAAAGCTGTATGTGAATTCCTACGACTTCGTGCTGCTCGACCTGGGCTTGCCGGGCGGCGACGGCTTCGATTTGCTGCGGGCGGCCCGCCAAAACGAGAAGCAGGAGGCCTCATTTATTATCCTCACGGCGCGCGGGGCGCTCGACGACCGCATCCAGGGCCTCGACCTGGGGGCCGATGACTACCTGCCCAAGCCCTTTTCACTGCTGGAGCTGACCAGCCGGATGCAGGCTATCACGCGGCGCAAATTTGGGCTGAAGCGGTCGGAAATTACCTTCGGCAATGGTTTCGCGCTCGATGTGACGGCCCGCACCGTGCGCTACGGCAGCACGCCCGAGGTACCCGGCCCCGAGGTGCCGCTTACCAAAAAGGAGTTCGATTTGCTGCATTATTTGCTGCTGCACCGCGGCCGGGTGCTCACGCGCCTACAGCTGGGCGAGCACCTGTGGGGCAACGTGCTGGAAGACGATTCGGACTCGAACTACATCGATGTGCATATCAAAAATGTACGCAAGAAGCTGGCCCAATTCGGCTCGCCCGACTTTATTGAGACGGTGCGCGGCATCGGCTACCGGGCGGTGTAG
- a CDS encoding NAD(P)H-binding protein, with amino-acid sequence MKIIVTGSLGNISQPLATELVGQGHAVTVISSSPARRAAIAALGATAAIGSLEDADFLATTCAGADAVYAMVPPNFAAPDLRGYFQRLGRHYARAIRRAGVPRVVQLSSWGADRDHGTGNILGPHDVEEILAAVPGLALTHLRPTTFYTNYYGFLGLIKNAGFLGANIAGSHRGALVHPRDIAAAAAAELTNPAAPGRTVRYVASDERTSDEVAHVLGAAIGRPDLHWVEFSDKQMRENLLRNGLPPRTADGVVDIYISLRTGQLGADYERHKPALGQVKLEDFAQEFAAAYQRTGQQ; translated from the coding sequence ATGAAAATTATCGTCACTGGTTCCCTCGGGAACATCAGCCAACCGCTGGCCACCGAGCTGGTGGGGCAGGGCCACGCCGTTACGGTTATCAGCAGCAGCCCCGCCCGGCGGGCCGCCATCGCGGCCCTGGGGGCCACCGCCGCCATCGGCTCGCTGGAAGACGCGGACTTCCTGGCCACCACCTGCGCGGGGGCCGATGCCGTGTACGCGATGGTGCCGCCCAACTTTGCCGCGCCCGATTTGCGGGGCTATTTCCAGCGCCTCGGCCGCCACTACGCGCGGGCCATCCGGCGGGCGGGCGTGCCGCGGGTGGTGCAGCTCAGCAGCTGGGGAGCCGACCGCGACCACGGCACCGGCAACATCCTGGGGCCGCACGACGTGGAGGAAATCCTGGCGGCGGTGCCCGGCCTGGCGCTCACGCACCTGCGCCCTACCACCTTCTACACCAACTACTACGGGTTTTTGGGCCTTATAAAAAACGCCGGCTTCCTGGGAGCCAATATCGCGGGCAGCCACCGGGGAGCGCTGGTGCATCCGCGCGATATTGCCGCTGCTGCCGCCGCAGAGCTGACTAACCCCGCCGCGCCCGGCCGCACCGTGCGCTACGTAGCCAGCGACGAGCGAACTTCCGACGAAGTAGCGCACGTGCTGGGGGCCGCCATCGGCCGGCCCGACCTGCATTGGGTGGAATTTTCGGACAAGCAAATGCGCGAAAACCTCCTCCGAAACGGCCTACCCCCCCGCACTGCCGATGGCGTGGTGGACATCTACATCAGCCTGCGCACTGGCCAACTGGGCGCGGATTATGAGCGCCACAAGCCCGCCCTGGGCCAGGTGAAGCTGGAAGATTTTGCTCAGGAGTTCGCGGCCGCCTACCAGCGCACCGGGCAGCAATAG
- a CDS encoding helix-turn-helix domain-containing protein, with amino-acid sequence MSAPLGPAAASRISYACYGHCRRTGEQFVPQHVFSHQLAGQTVVSDGDQTHVFAPGSFRLIRRNHLFKFTKQPPASGGDFRTVAVCLGQSVLQALSQEQGYPAGHAPPAPAIWSLTPNTLLESYFESLRPYQQLVHFPLPLQDLKVREAALLLLQATPALQAVLFDFAEPGKLDLAAFMEKNFRFNVNLSRFAYLTGRSLATFKRDFARLFRQPPSRWLVQRRLREARFLLLEKGQTPAQVYLEVGFEDLSHFSFAFKKAYGLAPSRLGG; translated from the coding sequence ATGTCTGCTCCTTTAGGCCCGGCGGCGGCCTCTCGCATCAGCTATGCCTGCTACGGCCACTGCCGCCGGACGGGCGAGCAGTTCGTGCCGCAGCACGTGTTCAGCCACCAGCTGGCCGGGCAAACGGTGGTCAGCGACGGTGACCAAACCCACGTGTTCGCGCCCGGTTCCTTCCGGCTGATTCGCCGCAACCACCTGTTTAAGTTCACGAAGCAGCCCCCGGCCAGCGGGGGCGATTTTCGCACAGTGGCCGTGTGCCTGGGCCAATCGGTGCTCCAGGCCCTCAGCCAGGAGCAAGGCTACCCGGCGGGGCACGCGCCACCGGCCCCGGCTATTTGGTCGCTGACTCCCAACACCTTGTTGGAGAGCTACTTCGAGTCGCTGCGGCCTTACCAGCAGCTGGTCCACTTCCCGCTACCCCTGCAAGACCTCAAGGTGCGCGAGGCGGCGCTGCTGCTGTTGCAAGCCACGCCGGCTTTGCAAGCCGTGCTGTTCGATTTTGCCGAGCCGGGGAAGCTTGACCTGGCCGCGTTCATGGAAAAGAACTTTCGTTTCAACGTGAACCTGAGCCGGTTTGCGTACCTGACGGGCCGCAGCCTGGCTACTTTTAAGCGGGATTTCGCGCGGCTGTTCCGGCAGCCGCCCAGCCGCTGGCTGGTGCAGCGCCGCCTGCGGGAAGCCCGCTTTCTGCTGTTAGAAAAGGGGCAAACGCCGGCGCAGGTGTACCTCGAAGTGGGCTTTGAGGACCTGTCGCACTTTTCGTTTGCCTTCAAAAAAGCCTACGGGCTGGCTCCGTCCCGGCTGGGGGGGTAG
- a CDS encoding BlaI/MecI/CopY family transcriptional regulator, giving the protein MPKPIPKPTDAELEILHVLWQHGPATVRTVNEQLSRQREIGYTTTLKIMQLMLEKGLVQRDDEGRSHIYRAAVREHDTQGLLLDKFVAATFGGSALKLVLQALGHRKTSADELAQIRRLLNDIEIQNANSLTSNSDDDAPVA; this is encoded by the coding sequence ATGCCCAAGCCAATCCCTAAACCGACGGATGCCGAGCTGGAAATCCTGCATGTGCTCTGGCAGCACGGCCCGGCCACGGTGCGCACCGTGAACGAGCAGCTGAGCCGGCAGCGAGAAATCGGCTACACCACGACCCTAAAAATTATGCAGCTGATGCTGGAAAAGGGCCTCGTGCAGCGCGACGACGAGGGCCGCAGCCACATCTACCGGGCCGCTGTGCGCGAGCACGATACCCAAGGGCTGCTCCTGGATAAGTTCGTGGCGGCCACCTTCGGCGGCTCGGCCCTGAAGCTGGTGCTGCAGGCCCTGGGCCACCGCAAGACCTCGGCCGACGAGCTGGCCCAGATTCGCCGCCTACTCAACGATATTGAGATTCAAAACGCTAACTCCTTAACTTCCAATTCCGATGACGACGCTCCCGTGGCTTAA
- a CDS encoding M56 family metallopeptidase, with translation MTTLPWLNEVLSPALVRGVGYALLHSLWQGGVLALLLAGALPLLRRHRAEVRYALAAGALGTLLLAAGGTFGYYYDRAVPLAEAAPVILAGGPGPLASATLRGVGTPTHLASAAPAAPLSWPAATRQQLEPYLPLVVLAWLLGLVVLSGRLAGGLLYADRLRRTGTRALGREWQQRLAALAARAGLRHPVALLESARVAGPLVLGHLRPAILLPLGAVAGLSPSLLEALLAHELAHVVRRDYLLNLGLAVVEVLFFYHPAVWFMAGRLRAERENCCDDQAAALCGGDRLRVARALAALAELTTADPATPPRLALAATGGGRGQLLARVRRLVLSRPPAPTLRERLLAGALTLLGLLGLSTGVGLAARPALAAPVQTVPAPGDTARRGATVPMPIMPNSPREIAETEQNEMPAREPRPHRGRASTVVMEKDKKGRVVSLTVDGQPVETASAGKKHKPGKVASTEIVQVPGPAAGPERLSLSFDFSTDELTSRAQRELAKAQRNPSLNEEQRQQMQREMAKLQQRMQTFQAEMGQQFQHFQFDFDRDTIRRSLRNRLRFDINSQTVDDNAADQTEANIRHAEANIRRAEADSRLADDQAEANIRRAEANGRLAETNTRRAELRARLAADAAELRALERGDGQTPPMPVPPRAPMAQTGPPLPQTPPPPAPAPKTEELRAALRQDGLIGKNDRSFSFSLNDKGGRVNGRALTPTQVARYRQLLGQPVSGQGKSSTFNIHVDEN, from the coding sequence ATGACGACGCTCCCGTGGCTTAACGAAGTGCTATCGCCCGCCCTGGTGCGGGGGGTAGGGTACGCGCTGCTGCACTCACTGTGGCAGGGTGGGGTGCTGGCGCTACTGCTGGCCGGGGCGCTGCCGCTGCTGCGCCGCCACCGCGCCGAGGTGCGCTACGCCCTGGCGGCGGGTGCACTGGGCACGCTGCTGCTGGCGGCGGGGGGCACATTTGGCTACTATTATGACCGTGCGGTGCCGCTCGCCGAAGCCGCGCCGGTAATCCTGGCCGGCGGGCCGGGTCCGCTGGCTTCGGCTACCCTGCGGGGGGTAGGGACGCCCACCCACCTAGCCAGTGCCGCGCCCGCCGCGCCGCTATCCTGGCCGGCGGCCACCCGCCAGCAATTGGAACCCTACCTGCCCCTGGTGGTGCTGGCTTGGCTGCTGGGCCTGGTGGTGCTGAGCGGCCGGCTGGCCGGGGGCCTGCTCTACGCGGACCGGCTGCGCCGGACGGGTACGCGGGCGCTGGGCCGTGAGTGGCAGCAGCGCCTGGCCGCGCTGGCCGCCCGCGCCGGGCTGCGCCACCCGGTGGCGTTGCTGGAGTCGGCGCGGGTGGCGGGGCCACTGGTGCTGGGCCACCTGCGCCCGGCCATTCTGCTGCCGCTGGGCGCGGTGGCTGGCCTTAGCCCCAGCCTGCTCGAAGCCCTGCTGGCCCACGAGCTGGCCCACGTGGTGCGCCGCGACTACCTGCTAAACCTGGGCCTGGCGGTGGTGGAGGTGCTGTTTTTCTACCACCCGGCGGTGTGGTTTATGGCCGGCCGCCTGCGGGCCGAGCGCGAAAACTGCTGCGATGACCAGGCCGCCGCCCTCTGTGGTGGCGACCGCCTGCGGGTGGCCCGCGCCCTGGCCGCCCTGGCTGAGCTGACCACCGCCGACCCGGCCACCCCGCCGCGCTTGGCGCTGGCGGCCACCGGCGGGGGTAGGGGCCAGCTGCTGGCGCGGGTGCGCCGGCTGGTGCTGAGCCGCCCCCCGGCCCCCACGCTGCGCGAGCGCCTGCTGGCTGGCGCACTCACGCTGCTGGGCCTGTTGGGCCTGAGCACCGGGGTAGGGCTGGCCGCCCGCCCCGCCCTGGCTGCGCCGGTCCAGACGGTGCCCGCGCCGGGAGATACGGCCCGGCGAGGGGCCACGGTTCCTATGCCCATTATGCCCAATAGCCCGCGGGAAATTGCCGAAACCGAGCAGAACGAAATGCCAGCCAGGGAGCCGCGCCCGCACCGGGGCCGGGCCAGCACGGTCGTGATGGAGAAGGATAAGAAAGGCCGGGTAGTGAGCCTGACCGTGGACGGCCAACCGGTAGAAACTGCCTCGGCGGGCAAGAAACACAAGCCCGGCAAAGTCGCCAGTACGGAAATAGTGCAGGTGCCCGGCCCGGCCGCCGGCCCCGAGCGACTCTCGCTAAGCTTCGATTTTTCCACGGATGAGCTGACGAGCCGCGCCCAGCGCGAGCTGGCCAAGGCCCAGCGCAACCCGAGCCTGAACGAGGAGCAGCGCCAGCAGATGCAGCGCGAAATGGCGAAGCTTCAGCAGCGGATGCAGACCTTTCAGGCCGAAATGGGCCAGCAGTTCCAGCATTTTCAGTTCGACTTTGACCGCGATACTATCCGTCGGTCGTTGCGCAACCGCCTGCGTTTTGATATCAATAGCCAGACTGTTGATGATAATGCTGCCGACCAAACTGAAGCTAATATCCGCCATGCCGAAGCCAATATCCGCCGCGCCGAAGCTGATAGCCGCTTGGCTGATGACCAGGCCGAAGCCAACATCCGTCGCGCCGAAGCTAATGGCCGCTTGGCCGAAACTAATACCCGCCGCGCCGAGCTACGCGCCCGCCTGGCCGCCGACGCGGCCGAGCTGCGCGCACTAGAGCGCGGGGACGGGCAGACGCCTCCAATGCCCGTTCCGCCCCGCGCCCCAATGGCCCAAACGGGGCCACCGTTGCCACAGACCCCACCGCCGCCCGCACCTGCGCCCAAAACGGAGGAATTGCGCGCCGCTCTGCGCCAGGATGGCCTGATTGGGAAAAATGACCGTAGCTTTTCCTTCAGCCTCAACGACAAGGGGGGTAGGGTGAATGGCCGAGCCCTCACGCCGACCCAGGTGGCGCGCTACCGCCAGCTGCTGGGCCAGCCGGTGAGCGGCCAGGGGAAGTCCTCGACGTTTAATATTCACGTGGATGAGAATTAA
- a CDS encoding RNA polymerase sigma factor gives MATPPVLPANPTTSDSIPAARMPAVSAPTFSDEALMAQVQAGDLDQLTGLFERYHGPLFGFLARLANGDRELAQDLTQNVFVRVLRYRTSYQPGQPFRAWVYQMARHVWADHYQRQRPTADLEEVEKTAAHGRAAQAQRATTDQHQALHEALSLLPAAQREVLVLHRFQGFDYAEIGEQLGCTAGAARVKAHRALDALRKIYLS, from the coding sequence ATGGCTACCCCGCCGGTACTCCCTGCAAACCCCACCACTTCCGACTCTATCCCAGCCGCCCGGATGCCCGCCGTTTCTGCCCCCACTTTCAGCGACGAAGCCTTAATGGCCCAGGTGCAAGCCGGCGACCTCGACCAGCTAACCGGGCTGTTTGAGCGCTACCACGGGCCGCTGTTTGGCTTCCTGGCCCGCCTGGCGAATGGCGACCGCGAGCTGGCCCAGGACCTGACCCAGAACGTGTTTGTACGAGTGCTGCGCTACCGCACCAGCTACCAGCCCGGCCAGCCGTTTCGGGCCTGGGTGTACCAAATGGCCCGCCACGTGTGGGCTGACCACTACCAGCGCCAGCGCCCCACCGCCGACCTGGAAGAAGTGGAAAAAACCGCCGCCCACGGCCGCGCCGCCCAGGCCCAGCGCGCCACCACCGACCAGCACCAAGCCCTGCACGAAGCCCTATCTCTGCTGCCCGCCGCCCAGCGCGAGGTACTGGTGCTGCACCGCTTCCAGGGCTTCGACTACGCCGAAATCGGCGAGCAGCTGGGCTGCACCGCCGGCGCGGCGCGGGTGAAGGCCCACCGCGCGCTGGATGCGCTACGCAAGATTTACCTGAGTTAA